A single Cucumis melo cultivar AY chromosome 4, USDA_Cmelo_AY_1.0, whole genome shotgun sequence DNA region contains:
- the LOC103489865 gene encoding probable arabinose 5-phosphate isomerase has translation MGSLPLSSDTSLSSSPFPQKSPNPVPNQTSINESTLLNLFKSQQNHLNFFFHNLDLSQALKFTVTLLNSPGTIFFSGVGKSGFVARKISQTLVSLGIRSAFLSPLDALHGDIGILNSGDVLVMFSKSGNTEELLRLVPCARAKGALLIAVTSVEGNVLGGVCDMNVHLPLERELCPFDLAPVTSTAIQMVFGDTVAIALMGARNLTKEEYATNHPAGRIGKSLIFKVKDVMKKQNELPVCKEGDLIMDQLVELTSKGCGCLLVIDDEYRLIGTFTDGDLRRTLKASGEAIFKLTVGEMCNRKPRTIDPEAMAVDAMKKMEAPPSPVQFLPVINQQTILIGIVTLHGLVSAGL, from the exons TCCCTTTATCTTCAGACACTTCCCTTTCTTCCTCACCATTTCCTCAAAAATCCCCAAATCCGGTTCCAAATCAGACTTCCATCAACGAATCTACACTCCTCAATCTCTTCAAATCACAACAAAATCACCTCAATTTCTTCTTCCACAATCTAGACCTCTCCCAGGCACTCAAATTCACCGTTACCCTTCTCAATTCCCCTGGAACCATCTTCTTCTCCGGCGTCGGCAAGTCCGGTTTCGTCGCTCGCAAGATCTCACAAACCCTAGTTTCCCTTGGCATTCGCTCTGCATTTCTTTCCCCTCTCGATGCGCTTCATGGGGATATTGGCATTTTGAATTCTGGCGACGTTCTTGTGATGTTTAGCAAATCTGGTAACACGGAAGAGCTTCTTCGTCTTGTTCCTTGTGCTAGGGCTAAGGGTGCGCTTCTCATCGCTGTGACTTCTGTTGAAGGCAATGTGCTTGGTGGGGTTTGTGATATGAATGTGCATTTGCCTCTTGAGCGTGAGTTGTGCCCTTTTGATTTGGCCCCAGTTACCTCTACTGCGATTCAGATGGTTTTTGGAGATACTGTGGCTATCGCGCTTATGGGTGCGAGGAATTTGACAAAAGAGGAATATGCTACCAATCATCCAGCTGGGAGGATCGGCAAGAGCCTCATTTTCAAG GTAAAGGATGTGATGAAGAAGCAGAATGAGCTTCCTGTCTGCAAAGAAGGAGACCTAATAATGGATCAATTGGTTGAGCTTACAAGCAAAGGATGTGGATGCCTACTTGTCATAGATGACGAGTATCGCTTGATTGGGACATTTACAGATGGTGATTTGAGGCGCACTCTCAAAGCTAGTGGTGAAGCCATCTTCAAGCTCACTGTAGGCGAAATGTGCAACAG GAAACCAAGAACAATCGACCCTGAGGCAATGGCAGTTGATGCGATGAAAAAGATGGAAGCACCTCCATCTCCTGTGCAATTTCTTCCAGTGATTAATCAGCAAACTATCTTGATTGGCATTGTCACATTACATGGTCTAGTTTCTGCAGGACTTTGA